From the genome of Pseudomonadota bacterium, one region includes:
- a CDS encoding c-type cytochrome, with protein MLKLFVSVVRHALKLCTVTFIVANAAHAQSVDAPAAPAYTVECPTAASAAETCSVDKETYFGWRTYAANCQVCHGGSGLGSTFAPNLLERFNGKVDHARFLHVLENGYTGQVGAMPAWKSKRDVMSNADNLYRYLRARADGKLPAGRPNKAAP; from the coding sequence ATGCTCAAGCTTTTCGTTTCCGTCGTTCGCCACGCCCTGAAACTTTGCACGGTGACTTTCATCGTCGCCAACGCGGCCCACGCACAGTCGGTGGATGCGCCGGCGGCGCCGGCTTACACGGTCGAATGTCCGACGGCGGCGAGTGCCGCGGAGACCTGCTCCGTCGACAAGGAAACCTACTTCGGCTGGCGCACCTACGCCGCCAACTGCCAGGTGTGTCATGGCGGTAGCGGACTCGGCTCGACGTTCGCCCCCAACCTGCTGGAGCGGTTCAATGGCAAGGTCGATCACGCGCGTTTCCTTCATGTGCTCGAGAACGGCTACACCGGCCAGGTGGGTGCCATGCCCGCGTGGAAATCCAAGCGCGACGTGATGAGCAATGCCGACAACCTCTACCGTTACCTGCGCGCACGCGCGGA